GTCCCCGGGTTTCCGTGACGGTGCTGGTCGGATCTAGCGGCGGCGTCTCCTCGCTCGATGTCGAGAAGCGCAGCTTCGTGTAATAGAGTTGCAGATGGCCATCGATCAGCGACCGGTCGTCATCGGCGAATGACCAGCGGCCCGAATACTGGTCCTGCCGGCGCTTCAGCGTCTGCGAGAACGGGAAGGTTGCATTGCCGCCGGGATTGTTGGGACCGGTCAGATCATCGGAGAACCGTTGATAGGACGCCTCGATCCGGTGATCGGGGCCAAGATCGGCACGGCCCTTGAACAGTCCAGACAGCAGGTCGCCGTCATTGTCGATGTCACCGCCGGTGCCGGTGCGGATATCGTTTGCGCGGCGATAGGTGAGGGCGGCGAGCAGGTCGCCGTCATCGCCGCGTGTGGCGCCGGCAAGCCCCGAGGACATGGCATCATTGCCGCTGCGCCAGCCAAGGGTTGCCCGGCCACCGCTGGTCTGGCCGGGGGCCAGCAGGTCGTCGGCCTCAAGCGTGCGGATGGCGAGCACACCGCCGAGGCCGCCGCTGCCATAGATGGCCGAGACCGGACCACGGACCACATCGATGCCGCCGATCATGTCGGGATCGATCAACAGCGGCGACAGCACGCCGCCTTCATTGTTCCGCCGCGCGCCATCGACCGACAGGATCACCCGGGGGCCATAGAGACCACGGATCGAGGGATTCTGCGCCGCCGGCCGTGGCCCGCCGCCCATATCGACATTGGGCAGCCGGCGCAGGGCGGTGAGGTCGGATGCCTGGGCATCGTCGAGGGCCGCGCGGTCGATCTGGCTGACCGACATCGGTAGATCGAAGACCAGGGCCTCGGCGCGGGTGGCGGTGATCGTGACCGCATCGAGCCGGGTGACGGTTTCGGTGGCGGCGGTGGTCGTCTCGCCGGCGGCGGCGGGCATGCCGAACAGCGCGGTGGCCAGGGTGGCGCCGGCAATGGGCAGCCACCCGCGCCCCGCGAACGCGGTCGATCGGGTCATGGAACGACATCCGGATATCTGGCGTCCGGCGGGCGCGTCATCGGGGCGCGGCGCCGAGGCCGGTGCGTATCAGGCGGACATGCGTCCCCTCAGTCGGGCACCGGATAGGGTGCCGCCGGCCGGGGGATCGCCGATTGGGGCAGGCATGGCCGCGCGGTGACTGCGGTCGGATCAGGCCGCGGTCACCGGGGGCGCCCTGGCTTTGAGCGTGGCCAGATACCAGCCGGCCGCGATCACTCCGCCGGGCAGGCGGGGTGCCTCGTGCAGCCGCGCGATGGTGGGGGCGGCGGCGGTCAGCGCCACGGGGGGAGCGGTCAGGCCCTGTGCCAGCAGGCAGAGCGGGCAGTCGCCGGCCGCGCGCATCGTCTGCTCGGGCAGGCTCCCGTCATCGGCCCGCCCAAGCTGATCCGAGGAAACCAGCCGCACGCCTTCAGCGGTGCAGATCGGGGTGAACTGGCCGAATGACATGGCTGGCGCATAGACCGACCACACTGTCATCTGGAACAGGAAGGCCAAGGCGCCGGCAATCAGCCCCGCGCGGCGCAATGTCGCCCGTGGGGCTGTCTGCCGGCGCACGCTTGGCCGGCACCGCCAGCGCGGCCCTGTTGTCAGATGATGACGCATCCCGTAACGCTACAATGACCCGCGTCCCGCGCACAGAATTATTGCCACATGCGACCTGACGTCGCAGCCTGCCGCCTGTCAGGTCGGCAGACCCAGCCGGATGCGCATGGCGGTTTCCGAGACCTGAAACAGGCTGGCGAGATCCGCCGGCGCCGTGATGCCCTGGTCGATCGCCTGATCGATGAGGTGCCATGGCATCAGGATCTCGGCCGCCATCCGGTTGGCCTCGCTTTCAATCGCGTTGGACAGATGGCTGCGATAGAGCGCGTCATCCTCGACGATGCCGGCTTCGAGCAGATGCCGATGCAGCAGGAAATGAGCAATCTCATGCGCGAGGGTGAAGCGCTTGCGGTTGCGATGATGGGCGCCGTTCACATAGACGGCATAGCCGGACGGTCCGCCGCGGGCCGTGTCGCGAACCAACCGCCCCGATATGGCGGCATTCGTTTCCTCATCATAGACCTTCAGGCCAAGCCGGCGCGCGAGCGCCACCACCGGAACCGGTGCCTCGGTCTGAAACACCCGCACGTCTGGTGGCGGAGCGGTCGCGCGGATCATGTTCAATATTCGTCCCTCCGCTCTCCCGATGTCGCGCGGTCGACGCGTTCATCCCCGACGGGCATGAGGTTGTGCTTCGCCCTCAGAATA
Above is a window of Tistrella bauzanensis DNA encoding:
- a CDS encoding DUF2946 family protein, whose protein sequence is MRRQTAPRATLRRAGLIAGALAFLFQMTVWSVYAPAMSFGQFTPICTAEGVRLVSSDQLGRADDGSLPEQTMRAAGDCPLCLLAQGLTAPPVALTAAAPTIARLHEAPRLPGGVIAAGWYLATLKARAPPVTAA
- a CDS encoding ImmA/IrrE family metallo-endopeptidase produces the protein MIRATAPPPDVRVFQTEAPVPVVALARRLGLKVYDEETNAAISGRLVRDTARGGPSGYAVYVNGAHHRNRKRFTLAHEIAHFLLHRHLLEAGIVEDDALYRSHLSNAIESEANRMAAEILMPWHLIDQAIDQGITAPADLASLFQVSETAMRIRLGLPT